Proteins from a genomic interval of Desulfovibrio desulfuricans:
- a CDS encoding FeS-binding protein, with product MKNQPSLFSSFFSVLWLASMLTAVWSGLAHLPQAGRYGLIQSSNWSPSVAHYYSSAALLFLGTYAFTVWRLQGRSAYCLTRCGLLRIILLIGLAISGLALIVHNMPNFSLYDGVYAYVKMLHLVCALALLPLLIYRLCRRWTGGYGWLKPRDGADTCCGGSRRRPAQR from the coding sequence ATGAAAAACCAGCCCTCGCTTTTTTCCTCATTCTTCAGTGTATTGTGGCTGGCCAGCATGCTCACAGCCGTGTGGAGCGGCCTTGCGCATCTGCCGCAAGCTGGAAGATATGGGCTGATTCAAAGTTCCAACTGGTCGCCATCTGTTGCGCATTATTATTCTTCTGCGGCACTGCTGTTCTTGGGAACGTACGCCTTTACCGTCTGGCGCCTTCAGGGGCGCAGTGCCTACTGCCTGACGCGGTGCGGCTTGCTGCGCATTATTTTGCTGATAGGGCTGGCCATCAGCGGTTTGGCGCTCATCGTCCACAATATGCCCAATTTTTCTCTGTATGATGGCGTGTATGCCTACGTCAAAATGCTGCATCTTGTGTGCGCCCTAGCCCTGCTTCCCCTGCTGATTTACAGGCTCTGTCGCCGCTGGACCGGCGGTTACGGCTGGCTGAAACCACGCGATGGGGCAGACACGTGCTGCGGCGGTTCAAGGCGGCGTCCGGCCCAACGCTAG
- a CDS encoding 4Fe-4S dicluster domain-containing protein, producing the protein MGNKLFLQRRSVIKAMAGTAGLSLAGAASSLASGVQSQGNGADRATIIDVDLCNGCGACVSACRDRNLSEIPVPTQPIPRPYPSWVRGNDWSTRRDEVSRLTPYNWLFIQSCSITVNGVERRIYLPRRCLHCLNPQCVTLCSTGSLRQSNEGAVYSHRSTCLGDGPCDRACPWGIPQRQAGVGPYLNLAPRYVGNGQMFKCDYCSSLLKAGESPACVTACPQGAMRIGPREEMATLAKEMAEQRGGDIFGLKENGGTNTIYVSSVLFRDIEANMLRQGKVGFGMPSLRPAGASMDKENSLLKAVLLAPVAGAALAGLRLWRERKMRRKP; encoded by the coding sequence ATGGGCAACAAACTGTTTTTACAGCGCAGGTCAGTCATCAAGGCCATGGCAGGCACTGCTGGCTTATCGCTGGCGGGTGCGGCATCTTCCCTGGCCTCGGGGGTACAGAGCCAGGGTAACGGTGCTGACCGTGCCACCATCATTGATGTGGATCTCTGCAATGGTTGCGGAGCCTGTGTCTCAGCCTGCCGCGACAGAAATCTGTCAGAAATCCCCGTCCCAACTCAGCCGATCCCCCGGCCTTACCCCTCATGGGTGCGCGGCAATGACTGGTCGACCCGCCGCGATGAAGTCTCCCGGCTTACTCCCTATAACTGGCTTTTCATCCAGTCGTGCTCCATCACGGTTAACGGTGTGGAGCGGCGGATATATTTGCCGCGGCGCTGTTTGCATTGTCTGAACCCCCAATGTGTCACGTTGTGCAGCACTGGCTCTTTGCGCCAAAGCAACGAAGGCGCAGTTTACTCCCACCGCAGCACCTGTCTGGGGGATGGCCCCTGCGACCGGGCCTGCCCGTGGGGTATCCCGCAACGCCAGGCGGGGGTTGGGCCTTACCTGAATCTTGCGCCCAGATATGTTGGCAACGGGCAGATGTTCAAATGTGATTATTGCAGTTCTCTGCTCAAGGCTGGCGAAAGCCCTGCCTGCGTGACGGCCTGTCCGCAGGGGGCCATGCGCATAGGACCTCGTGAGGAAATGGCAACGCTGGCCAAGGAAATGGCGGAACAGCGGGGTGGGGATATTTTTGGGCTCAAAGAAAATGGCGGAACAAACACCATCTATGTTTCTTCGGTGCTTTTTCGCGATATCGAGGCCAACATGCTGCGTCAGGGAAAGGTAGGCTTTGGTATGCCGAGCCTGCGCCCGGCTGGCGCCAGTATGGATAAGGAAAACAGCCTGCTGAAGGCTGTTCTGCTGGCCCCAGTGGCAGGAGCGGCCCTGGCTGGCCTAAGACTGTGGCGTGAAAGAAAGATGAGGCGCAAGCCATGA
- a CDS encoding oligosaccharide flippase family protein: protein MKLKSIPRRLGYILGAQWTRDLAWTAFTILLARRSPDILGQVVLALTFGYLVKTIADVGLNDFLLSTFARREGRPVALLGEVTWLKLIVLILALCVTWLVTGWQNYTPELRLVVMCIAAGLGLDGVSDSFFALCQARGRQDVEMRIRVPSALLGIGFGIVCVVIGAPPIVIALYKPMESVLCIIFALLALQRNPLAGVGLDGMKDLARHMKHGLIFTCMAGCAMFYNKINVIFLKQYGGNADVGGYGVAWETVEGLSVLVSSALLGKVIFPLLAKLWQQDKGAFRQLAGQTARSLWAASLPIIFLICVESDRFLPLIYGPNYQSAVTAQRLLTPCLATAFLHNLAAYAMIGMRQHRLLLLFYLTGLVCNLVCCFTLIPAMPLEGAALSLTITKVWVALLTVGYFQWAARPMSLGQWGLMLGSCAACVGLWWGIGLVAPRELAELAGLVPLLALFWRWRPPPPFEKAALA from the coding sequence ATGAAGCTGAAAAGCATCCCCCGACGACTGGGGTACATTCTGGGTGCGCAGTGGACGCGCGACCTGGCGTGGACCGCTTTTACCATTCTTCTTGCACGCCGCAGCCCCGATATACTGGGGCAGGTCGTGCTGGCGCTCACGTTCGGCTATCTGGTGAAAACCATAGCTGACGTGGGCCTTAACGATTTTCTGCTCTCAACATTTGCCCGCCGCGAAGGGCGCCCGGTGGCTCTGCTGGGTGAAGTCACCTGGCTCAAGCTGATTGTGCTTATTCTGGCCCTCTGCGTTACATGGCTTGTGACCGGCTGGCAGAACTATACGCCAGAGTTGCGGCTTGTGGTTATGTGCATAGCCGCGGGTCTAGGACTGGACGGCGTGAGCGATTCGTTTTTTGCGCTCTGCCAGGCGCGGGGGCGGCAGGATGTGGAAATGCGCATCCGTGTGCCTTCAGCACTGCTGGGCATTGGCTTTGGCATCGTCTGCGTGGTCATTGGGGCCCCGCCCATTGTGATTGCCCTGTACAAGCCCATGGAATCGGTGCTGTGCATCATTTTTGCTTTGCTGGCCTTGCAACGCAATCCTCTGGCAGGAGTTGGCCTTGATGGCATGAAAGATCTGGCCCGCCATATGAAGCACGGCCTCATCTTTACCTGCATGGCTGGCTGCGCCATGTTCTATAACAAGATCAACGTCATATTTCTTAAGCAGTATGGCGGCAATGCTGATGTGGGCGGCTACGGGGTGGCGTGGGAAACTGTTGAGGGCCTGTCGGTGCTTGTTTCCAGCGCATTGCTGGGCAAGGTGATTTTTCCGCTGCTGGCAAAGCTGTGGCAGCAGGACAAAGGCGCATTCCGCCAGCTGGCCGGTCAGACTGCCCGCTCCCTTTGGGCTGCGTCGTTGCCCATTATCTTTCTTATCTGTGTGGAGAGCGACCGCTTTCTTCCCCTGATTTACGGTCCCAATTATCAAAGTGCGGTCACCGCACAGCGCTTGCTTACACCTTGCCTGGCAACGGCCTTTTTGCACAACCTTGCGGCATACGCCATGATCGGCATGCGCCAGCACCGCCTGCTCCTGCTATTTTATCTTACGGGCCTGGTGTGCAATCTGGTGTGCTGCTTTACTCTTATTCCTGCCATGCCCCTTGAAGGCGCGGCCTTGTCCCTCACCATTACCAAGGTTTGGGTAGCCCTGCTTACAGTGGGCTATTTTCAGTGGGCCGCGCGCCCCATGTCGCTTGGGCAGTGGGGGCTCATGCTTGGCAGCTGCGCCGCCTGCGTAGGACTGTGGTGGGGGATAGGGCTGGTTGCACCGCGTGAACTGGCAGAGCTGGCAGGTCTTGTGCCTTTGCTGGCCTTGTTTTGGCGTTGGAGACCCCCACCGCCATTTGAAAAGGCCGCGCTTGCCTGA
- a CDS encoding HlyD family secretion protein — protein MLGMYKKTLSQARHRCFAAALSVVVMLAALMFQDAASAADNGSIGAGATILTGKVVTTVTRAVPVPFNSVVDEVLVKPGQAVAKGAPLMRYHLQEEAERVLQREVTTGAATENLRGQVLDLDRKLAETAAQRNKARQLAASGLGSAQASSRLEDDVHSLKRRIELLTVTIQKSEQNFAARLEELSGYFGTTIKEGERLPASLTLTSPIDGYVLSLDATLNPGSLLAAGTTPVRVGRLDPVLIQVPVYEAEISGIKAGDSVEVEIPSLNNKKFNGTVNEISWVSSDMSVSNPSYYTVELTVPNPGLELKPGFKAVVRFKGSR, from the coding sequence ATGTTGGGTATGTACAAGAAAACGCTGTCGCAGGCGCGGCACCGTTGTTTTGCAGCAGCACTGTCTGTTGTAGTGATGCTTGCTGCCTTGATGTTTCAGGACGCAGCCTCTGCTGCTGATAATGGTTCCATAGGCGCTGGCGCGACTATTCTGACCGGCAAGGTCGTTACAACTGTCACGCGCGCCGTGCCTGTGCCTTTTAACTCTGTTGTGGACGAGGTGCTGGTCAAGCCTGGCCAAGCCGTTGCCAAGGGTGCCCCGTTGATGCGGTACCACCTTCAGGAAGAGGCCGAGCGGGTGCTGCAACGAGAAGTAACCACCGGGGCTGCTACCGAGAATCTGAGAGGGCAGGTGCTTGATCTTGACCGCAAGCTTGCAGAAACTGCCGCCCAGCGTAACAAGGCCCGGCAGCTTGCGGCCTCGGGGCTTGGTTCAGCACAGGCTTCCAGCCGACTGGAAGACGATGTTCACTCCCTGAAGCGCCGCATTGAACTTTTGACTGTGACCATCCAGAAATCTGAACAGAACTTTGCCGCCCGTCTCGAAGAACTGAGCGGCTATTTCGGCACGACCATCAAGGAAGGGGAGCGCCTGCCAGCCTCGCTTACGCTGACTTCTCCCATTGACGGTTATGTGCTGTCACTTGACGCCACGCTCAACCCCGGTTCCCTGTTGGCCGCTGGCACCACGCCCGTGCGTGTGGGGCGGCTTGATCCCGTGCTGATCCAGGTGCCTGTCTACGAGGCCGAAATCAGCGGCATCAAGGCTGGCGACTCGGTGGAAGTTGAGATTCCTTCGCTGAACAATAAGAAGTTCAACGGTACAGTGAATGAAATTTCCTGGGTTTCTAGTGATATGAGCGTTTCAAACCCGTCCTACTATACGGTGGAGCTTACTGTCCCCAATCCTGGTCTGGAACTCAAACCTGGGTTCAAGGCTGTGGTGCGATTCAAAGGGAGCAGGTAA
- a CDS encoding TolC family protein, with protein sequence MLTAQANLTTRLFLPLLLVAALLAGACSNKAGLKSPELPAKHWLEEAPGVPVENKAKLEAAVPNLYDPKKVFSFEDCVFLTIQQSPALVNSAVNIEIKRLAQTDAVWKYLPEPRMNFTVSNNLTRYNMDNKDTPSDYGQTRFRVGFYAAFPNPMATYFEHKVQSAMVNLAISTHRKAVGKAIGKIGEAYLQLQAQQKIVEAQKELLPLGKELVDYWKKVEAVDGRQGVSLNMAIQHQRELELKLEQTRMKEVMQRTQLKILAGVEPQQRLEVDTKSADSVLAGFDGRKLSWEERWPATEDDLLLRGQVTLGDYNIMVAWAQYMPTMSIALNNNPPAGQYQPPSGAEDTFLHLTFDFPLIDWGRRYRGVQTARMVKAQAFHELARKRSDYSNKWLQSEQRVALAETELKLAKTRLDTASMQYKEAQISFHEGIAQLPDMASKQEDMVQARIAYISAELDYKLAQLEWMDLSNSLAQRFLGLPAKELL encoded by the coding sequence ATGCTCACTGCACAAGCAAACCTTACTACACGTCTTTTTCTGCCGCTGCTGCTTGTGGCGGCCCTGCTTGCCGGAGCCTGTTCCAACAAGGCCGGGCTCAAGTCGCCGGAGCTTCCCGCCAAGCACTGGCTTGAAGAAGCCCCAGGGGTGCCTGTTGAAAACAAGGCCAAGCTTGAAGCCGCAGTGCCGAACCTCTATGATCCCAAGAAGGTTTTTTCCTTCGAAGATTGCGTGTTCCTGACCATCCAGCAGTCGCCTGCCCTGGTCAACAGCGCCGTGAATATTGAAATCAAGCGTCTCGCCCAGACGGACGCTGTGTGGAAGTACCTTCCCGAGCCTCGCATGAATTTTACCGTGTCCAATAACCTGACGCGGTATAATATGGACAATAAAGATACGCCCAGCGATTACGGTCAGACCCGGTTCCGCGTGGGTTTTTATGCCGCCTTCCCCAATCCCATGGCCACCTACTTTGAACACAAGGTGCAGTCAGCCATGGTCAATCTGGCAATCTCCACCCACCGCAAAGCCGTGGGCAAGGCTATTGGCAAGATTGGCGAGGCCTATCTCCAGCTTCAGGCCCAGCAGAAGATTGTGGAAGCGCAGAAAGAGCTGCTGCCGCTTGGCAAGGAGCTTGTGGATTACTGGAAGAAGGTTGAGGCCGTTGACGGCCGCCAGGGTGTTTCGCTCAACATGGCCATCCAGCACCAGCGCGAGCTTGAACTCAAGCTGGAGCAGACCCGCATGAAGGAAGTGATGCAGCGTACACAGCTCAAGATTCTTGCTGGCGTTGAGCCGCAGCAGAGGCTTGAGGTGGATACCAAGAGCGCTGATTCCGTACTGGCCGGTTTTGACGGCCGCAAGCTCTCCTGGGAAGAACGCTGGCCTGCCACTGAAGATGATCTGCTGCTTCGTGGACAGGTGACCCTGGGCGATTACAATATTATGGTCGCCTGGGCCCAGTATATGCCGACCATGTCCATTGCACTGAACAATAATCCTCCGGCGGGTCAGTATCAGCCCCCGAGCGGAGCAGAAGACACCTTTTTGCACCTGACCTTTGACTTCCCGCTTATCGACTGGGGACGCAGATACCGTGGCGTGCAGACCGCGCGCATGGTAAAGGCCCAGGCCTTCCACGAGCTCGCCCGCAAACGTTCGGACTACTCCAACAAATGGCTCCAGAGCGAGCAGCGGGTAGCCTTGGCCGAAACGGAGCTCAAGCTTGCCAAGACCCGCTTGGACACGGCCAGCATGCAGTACAAGGAAGCCCAGATTTCTTTCCACGAAGGCATTGCGCAGTTGCCCGACATGGCCTCCAAACAGGAAGACATGGTTCAGGCGCGCATAGCCTACATCAGTGCAGAGCTTGACTATAAGCTGGCCCAGCTTGAGTGGATGGATCTGTCAAATTCCCTGGCCCAGCGCTTCCTCGGCCTGCCTGCTAAGGAGTTGCTGTAA
- a CDS encoding acyltransferase domain-containing protein: protein MRQDYENPVSGNLQDEIVLDGVRYANLQQAGQQWRIGAVNPVWRQELLALPAIPDAEALARLEARGLWIAPERADGPPPLAVMCCGLGAVWPGMGRELYDNFPAARAAMDRIAAVADWDILGLMDETGVEKISLTRWQSPYVFMLEYAQWSVLSSLGLSPSLFCGHSLGELIALCFSGILAPEVAWYILDTRAVHMSELEAGASRETGMMAVHADAEIINEACATWPALYVSNYNTPHQFILSGPRGVLQEARKSLRKRRIPAIVLNVSLAFHHPSMRVLRDISLRRLSALDMSAPERPMLSGITADFYPEDQPSICQYIADLDENSVRWTECVQTMWNREGIRYFLELGPQDTLCSLAADNEPQAKCLTAGRKGKEVEGMRQACAHLYSLGYLRRDAVARRARQAASGGEARMLACKPAPHCGLRPAVAGNGANVCASAASEAPQSSVMDTANAEFADSAAAAADSAPVTASHAESMAVVLQILAQACGRPVEDLRPEMDLRYDLALRSSRFPHIVQDVEKALGITVNFEDLLQVSTIGDLGRVLSGGSAFAGQAEHTAERASATAKLCAEPLRRFAPLKALPPDGCNRDLRLEPLPLDPSASGINLQPGDAVLLCVLDAYILPRLLSGIAPLGCVLGVPQPLLERCAPLAKAGARLMPLDIDLGKGGETALVASQLQAAVADFAQAQGRVDGLFFVPPVPAGIMVAPSADDVPPQAAPERLGALMESAIAAAVPHGLRFVGSCSVLPPEAENCIFDAPLEKALDAAAHAHGVAVRAIRMLHGPERASLDEWGDMLAREILCGTAEQVIWVRPEAIDGPVVCEEPPVRDIIKENPLRFPLVFPEPQPAYRSTATLFQGGCHFSHFADKTLALHGAQQGNCLGSDVPRLPVCRSLEAMLESSRQALPWLTVTGFCDLRFFDAPELPSGITRECRVTAEAEPWLMQEKVMTRMCRSELAVRGLTPNGRHTAQYAPVSEGMVWLAAHRSSVRPLWEEVPAAASVASPVLDTGPFYKAAGLGREWRFVENFCTLPDDLFSGALSLPQTCIAPGADSGYTGDMLVVEGVLQAAWLAITSEYSKDFSDTAALAAAMQEWALHAVGFIRIGPIRADGPLRILMQRSWANARLRRFDAQVIDQEGHVFLTIHHLEFDRCDQAGLSPAVNPSA, encoded by the coding sequence ATGCGTCAGGACTACGAAAATCCAGTATCAGGCAACCTCCAAGACGAAATAGTTCTTGATGGCGTGCGTTATGCCAACCTGCAACAGGCTGGCCAGCAGTGGCGCATTGGTGCCGTCAACCCCGTATGGCGGCAGGAATTGCTGGCTCTGCCAGCAATTCCCGATGCCGAAGCCCTTGCCCGTCTGGAAGCTCGCGGCCTGTGGATTGCGCCGGAGCGGGCTGACGGCCCGCCGCCTTTGGCGGTGATGTGCTGCGGTCTTGGGGCGGTCTGGCCCGGAATGGGCCGCGAACTGTACGACAATTTTCCCGCAGCCCGCGCGGCCATGGATCGCATTGCCGCCGTGGCGGACTGGGACATCCTTGGCCTCATGGATGAAACGGGCGTGGAGAAGATCAGCCTCACCCGCTGGCAATCCCCTTATGTATTCATGCTGGAGTACGCCCAGTGGAGCGTGTTGTCTTCGCTGGGGTTGAGTCCTTCGCTTTTTTGCGGACATAGCCTTGGCGAATTGATTGCTCTCTGTTTTTCAGGCATACTGGCCCCTGAAGTGGCGTGGTATATTCTGGATACGCGCGCTGTACACATGTCGGAGCTGGAGGCAGGGGCTTCCCGCGAAACAGGCATGATGGCCGTGCACGCTGATGCCGAGATCATCAATGAAGCCTGCGCCACATGGCCCGCCCTCTACGTTTCCAATTACAACACGCCGCACCAATTCATTCTGAGCGGCCCGCGCGGGGTCTTGCAGGAAGCGCGCAAGAGCCTGCGCAAGCGCCGCATCCCTGCCATTGTGCTCAATGTCAGCCTGGCTTTTCACCATCCGAGCATGCGCGTGTTGCGCGACATTTCTTTGCGCCGCCTGAGCGCCCTCGACATGTCTGCGCCCGAAAGACCCATGCTGAGCGGTATTACCGCAGATTTCTATCCGGAAGATCAGCCCTCCATCTGCCAGTACATCGCCGATCTGGATGAAAATTCCGTGCGCTGGACTGAATGTGTGCAGACCATGTGGAACCGTGAGGGTATCCGGTATTTCCTTGAGCTAGGTCCGCAGGATACGCTGTGCAGCCTTGCGGCTGACAATGAACCTCAGGCAAAATGCCTGACCGCAGGGCGCAAGGGGAAAGAGGTCGAGGGCATGCGTCAGGCTTGCGCCCACCTGTATTCGCTGGGGTATCTGCGGCGTGATGCTGTGGCCCGGCGGGCAAGGCAGGCGGCAAGCGGCGGCGAAGCCCGCATGCTGGCCTGCAAACCGGCGCCCCACTGCGGTTTACGCCCCGCTGTGGCTGGCAATGGCGCAAATGTCTGCGCTTCGGCGGCGTCAGAAGCGCCGCAATCCAGTGTCATGGATACAGCAAATGCTGAATTTGCTGATTCTGCTGCCGCTGCGGCGGATTCCGCACCTGTAACTGCATCCCATGCCGAAAGCATGGCGGTGGTTCTGCAAATTCTGGCTCAGGCCTGCGGCAGACCGGTTGAGGATCTGCGTCCAGAAATGGATCTGCGTTATGATCTCGCCCTGCGCTCCAGCCGTTTTCCCCATATTGTGCAGGATGTGGAAAAGGCCCTTGGCATTACCGTCAATTTTGAAGATCTGCTGCAGGTATCAACCATCGGAGATCTAGGCCGGGTGCTTTCCGGCGGTTCCGCGTTTGCCGGGCAGGCTGAACACACCGCAGAAAGGGCCAGTGCAACTGCAAAGCTCTGTGCGGAGCCTTTGCGCAGGTTTGCCCCTCTTAAGGCCTTGCCCCCTGATGGGTGCAATCGTGATTTGCGCCTTGAGCCTCTTCCGCTTGATCCCAGTGCTTCCGGGATAAATCTGCAGCCTGGCGATGCGGTGCTCCTCTGCGTGCTGGATGCTTACATATTGCCCCGCCTGCTGAGCGGCATTGCACCTCTGGGATGCGTGCTGGGCGTGCCCCAGCCGCTGCTTGAGCGGTGCGCTCCCCTTGCCAAGGCCGGCGCAAGACTGATGCCGCTCGATATCGACTTGGGAAAAGGCGGCGAAACCGCTCTTGTAGCCAGTCAGTTGCAGGCGGCCGTAGCCGATTTCGCACAGGCACAGGGCAGAGTGGATGGTCTGTTTTTTGTGCCGCCTGTCCCGGCTGGGATCATGGTTGCGCCTTCTGCCGATGACGTGCCGCCACAGGCTGCGCCGGAGCGCCTTGGCGCGTTGATGGAATCGGCAATTGCGGCCGCCGTGCCGCACGGCTTGCGCTTTGTCGGCAGTTGTTCCGTGCTGCCGCCCGAAGCGGAGAACTGTATTTTTGACGCCCCGCTGGAAAAAGCCCTGGATGCGGCGGCTCACGCTCATGGTGTGGCTGTGCGGGCAATCCGCATGTTGCACGGCCCCGAAAGGGCGAGCCTTGACGAATGGGGCGACATGCTGGCGCGTGAAATTCTTTGCGGCACAGCCGAACAGGTGATCTGGGTACGGCCAGAGGCCATTGACGGCCCGGTTGTTTGCGAAGAGCCGCCCGTCCGGGACATCATCAAGGAGAATCCATTGAGGTTCCCGCTGGTGTTTCCTGAGCCGCAGCCTGCATACCGCTCAACCGCCACCCTGTTTCAGGGGGGCTGCCATTTTTCGCACTTTGCCGACAAAACGCTGGCGCTGCACGGCGCGCAGCAGGGCAACTGCCTTGGGTCTGATGTGCCGCGTCTGCCGGTTTGCCGCAGTCTGGAGGCCATGCTCGAAAGCTCGAGGCAAGCTTTGCCCTGGCTGACAGTTACGGGCTTTTGCGATTTGCGGTTTTTTGATGCGCCGGAATTACCGTCCGGCATTACTCGCGAATGCCGGGTGACAGCTGAGGCTGAACCCTGGCTGATGCAGGAAAAAGTCATGACGCGCATGTGCCGCAGTGAGCTTGCTGTGCGCGGATTGACGCCCAATGGTCGGCATACTGCCCAGTATGCGCCGGTAAGCGAGGGCATGGTGTGGCTTGCGGCCCATCGCAGCAGTGTGCGCCCCCTGTGGGAAGAGGTGCCCGCGGCAGCCTCCGTGGCAAGCCCTGTGCTGGACACCGGGCCATTTTATAAAGCAGCCGGGCTTGGCCGTGAGTGGCGCTTTGTGGAAAACTTCTGCACGCTGCCCGATGACCTGTTTTCTGGCGCGCTGAGTTTGCCCCAGACATGCATTGCCCCCGGAGCTGATTCTGGCTATACTGGCGACATGCTTGTGGTGGAGGGCGTATTGCAGGCTGCATGGCTTGCCATAACATCCGAATACTCCAAGGATTTTTCTGACACTGCCGCTCTTGCTGCCGCTATGCAGGAGTGGGCTTTGCATGCTGTGGGCTTTATCCGCATCGGGCCGATCCGTGCTGATGGCCCCTTGCGCATATTGATGCAGCGTTCCTGGGCCAATGCGCGGTTGCGTCGTTTTGACGCGCAGGTAATTGATCAGGAAGGGCATGTTTTTTTGACAATTCACCATCTTGAATTTGACCGATGTGATCAGGCCGGGCTTTCCCCTGCCGTGAATCCCTCGGCATAA
- a CDS encoding aminotransferase class I/II-fold pyridoxal phosphate-dependent enzyme, with protein sequence MKNNHSYQAGQEAVQTPAAAESSASGFNRTRSKLAFDRLVEMGAKMGMENPLFLCHERAAKATTFISGKEYLNFSTYDYLDINAHPEITAAVSEAAAIYGTSAGASRLVGGERPPHRELERAFADLYGVEDCIIYVSGHATNVSTLGFLFGHRDAIFHDGLAHNSLVQGARLSGASRYSYAHNDCDALEEMLKAKRAEHKRAVIVTEGLFSMDGNIPDLPRIIELKKRYDCMLLVDEAHSLGVLGATGRGAHEHFNIDPTDVDMWMSTLSKSMCGCGGFIAGSHELIEFLKYGSPGFVFSVGMPPIIAVACHKALDIMLREPERVHKLQKISHFFVDYAASIGLDTGAAQGYAVVPVMVGDPMVAGFLSNALFKRGIYVMPITFPAVKEGTDRLRFFLSAAHTEEHIRTALDAVKEEIPKAWAIVDDYKRQNASESGQA encoded by the coding sequence ATGAAGAACAACCATTCCTATCAGGCTGGCCAAGAGGCGGTGCAAACTCCCGCCGCCGCCGAAAGCAGCGCTTCCGGATTTAACCGCACGCGTTCCAAGCTCGCCTTTGATCGGCTTGTGGAAATGGGAGCCAAGATGGGGATGGAAAATCCTCTGTTTCTTTGTCATGAGCGCGCGGCCAAAGCCACCACGTTCATTTCCGGCAAAGAATATCTCAATTTTTCCACGTACGACTATCTGGATATCAACGCTCACCCCGAGATCACCGCGGCCGTCAGCGAAGCGGCTGCCATTTACGGCACCTCTGCCGGCGCCAGCCGCCTGGTCGGCGGCGAACGTCCGCCCCACCGTGAGCTTGAACGCGCCTTTGCCGACCTGTACGGTGTGGAAGACTGCATCATCTATGTGAGCGGCCACGCCACCAACGTCTCGACCCTTGGCTTTCTTTTCGGCCACCGCGACGCCATTTTCCATGACGGTCTGGCTCACAACTCGCTGGTTCAGGGCGCGCGTCTCTCCGGCGCATCGCGCTACTCATACGCCCACAACGATTGCGATGCCCTTGAAGAAATGCTCAAGGCCAAACGCGCCGAGCACAAGCGCGCCGTTATCGTTACCGAAGGCCTGTTCAGCATGGACGGCAACATCCCCGATCTGCCGCGCATCATTGAACTGAAAAAACGTTACGACTGCATGCTGCTTGTGGACGAAGCCCACTCCCTTGGCGTGCTTGGCGCAACGGGCCGTGGCGCGCATGAGCATTTCAATATTGACCCCACCGATGTGGATATGTGGATGAGCACGCTCTCCAAATCCATGTGCGGTTGCGGCGGCTTCATTGCCGGCAGCCACGAACTGATCGAATTCCTCAAGTACGGTTCGCCGGGCTTTGTTTTCAGCGTGGGCATGCCCCCCATTATCGCCGTGGCCTGCCACAAGGCTCTGGACATCATGCTGCGCGAACCCGAGCGGGTGCACAAGCTGCAGAAGATTTCGCACTTCTTTGTGGACTACGCCGCCAGCATTGGCCTTGATACGGGCGCGGCCCAGGGCTACGCCGTTGTGCCGGTCATGGTGGGCGACCCCATGGTGGCAGGCTTTTTGTCCAACGCACTGTTCAAGCGCGGCATCTATGTGATGCCCATCACCTTCCCTGCTGTCAAAGAAGGCACTGACCGTCTGCGTTTCTTCCTTTCCGCAGCCCATACGGAAGAACATATCCGCACGGCGCTGGATGCCGTGAAGGAAGAAATCCCCAAGGCCTGGGCCATTGTGGACGACTACAAGCGCCAGAACGCCAGCGAGAGCGGGCAGGCGTAA